The genomic region ccaggcaagagtactggagtggggtgccattgccttcttataACCCAGCAAacccactcttgggtatatatataccatgaggaaagcaaaatttaaaaagacacatgcaactcagtgttcattgcagcactatttgcaatagctagaacatggaagcaacctagatgtccatcaacagatgaatggataaaaagtgctggtacatatacacaacggaatattactcagccataaaaaggaatgcatttgagtcagctctaatgaggtggatgaacctagagcctattatactgagtgaagtaagtcagaaaaagaaagataaatatcgtatactaatgtgtatatatatagaatctaaaaatatgGTACCAAAGGATATATTTgcgggcagcagtggagaaaaagacaatagagaacagacttacggacttggggagagggtgagatgtatggagagagtaacatggaaacttacattcccatatgtaaaatagatagccaatgggaatttgctgtatgtctcagggaactcaaacaggggctctgtatcaacctagaggggtgggatggggcggggtggaggtgggagggaggttcaacagggagggaacatatgtatacctgtggctgattcatgttgaggtttgacagaaaacaaaattctgtaaagcaattatccttcaatttaaaaataaattttttaaaaagaaagaaaataggtgAAGTAAATAGTAACAGCACGGCTCCTAAAGGAGGAATGCAGGGCCTTCACAGTCAAGTTCCATCTGATATTCTGCCCCATCTACAAGGATTCTTCTTCACACGTAGCAAAGCACATAGAATTCTTTGCTATAAAATTAGTTAAGCATAACTGCAGAGGTGGGTTTACCATGAATCTAATGAACCTTAAGCTTCAGGGGTTCCTCACTTGCCCAAGATATTTCCTGAGTAGTAAGTACTGACAATTCAAAGAGTCGTTAGATTAGTCACTgctcaaaagaaagcaaaacaaaaaacaacaaaaaacttgcaCCAGGatgtccagtgacagatgaatggataaaaagtggCATATATCAATATGCAATGGAGTATTGcatttgtgctaagtcgcttcagtggtgtctctttgcgaccccatggactgtagcccaccaggctcctctgtccatggggattctccagacaagagtactggagtgagttcccatctcttcctccagcaatggagtattacgcagccattaagaaagaatgaaatgatgccgtTTGAAGCAACATGAATGGAGGAGAGATTATTgtgctaaatgaagtaagtcagagaaatacaaattatatgataccacttatatatggaatctaaaatatgatacatacgaactttttatacatacatataaaaaacagaaatagacccacagaagtagaaaacaaatttatggttaccaaaggggaaaagtaggggaggggataaattgggaggatGTGACTAACAGAATCATAGTCCTGTATATAGATAACCGTCAGAGCGCTGGGCAGCACTGCGAACGTGTCTCTCCTTCCACGGTGCTCGGACAGAACAGGCCCAGGGACGCCCCTTCCTCCAGCCTCCGACCACCTTCCAACCATTTTTCCAGTGGCAACCTTGGAACCAACCAGATGTCCTCGGCCCCCAGGACCAGCCAACGCCATTTGCAGAGATCGGCTCCTTGTCTCCGGCTACCCGTGAGCTCCCAGATTCCTGAGAATTATTCCCACAGGCGGAGGCGCCCCAGCCACCCGGTCCACGTGCAGCCTCCGCCTCCCGCCCCGacctctctctgggcttcccagaccACTAGGACCAGGCGGCTCTGGAGGGCGGGCCATCTCCCCACGGACTGGGGGAGAAACGGGggacggggggcgggggaggcggggggcgTCGAGCTCCATGGAACCTGCAGAGCCAGCGCTGTGGCCGCGCGCTCTTCCAGGACGTCCGTTCAGGGCAGGACGAGGGGCTCAGACCCCGGAAGCCTTGGGGCCGCCCTGCTCGCAGAGAAGAACCCGAGCCAGGCCTTCGTGGACCCGCAGGCCCCGGGTCCTCCCCGCCCGACTCCACCTCCGTGACTTCCTGCAGCCACGTTCTGGACAAACGGGTGAAACTCATCACGACGGTGGGCGCCCACCTGACCAGCGCAGCAGGCCGCCTGGTCCCCGGCCGGGCTGGACCACTTTCTCCTGCAAAGGTTCAGCCTCCAAAGCACCGCTAGGAGCctctgggggagaaggcaatggcaacccattccagtactcttgcttggaaaatcctatggacagaggagcttggtaggctgcagtccatggggtcgctaagagtcggacatgactgagcgactttactttcacttttcactttcatgcactggcgaaggaaatggcaacccactccagtattcttgcttggagaatcccagggacagaggagcctggtgggctgccgtctatggggtcgtacagagccggacacgcctgaagtgacttagcagcagcagcagcaggagcctctGGAGCCCAGCGGCCTTTGAGGAGCCCTTCTGGTGGCAGGGCTTCTGCCTGAAGCCTCTCTCTGCCACTAggcagtttattttttgtttgtttgtttgtttggttgtattttatttatttttggctgtgctaggtcttcattgctgctcaagGGATTTCTTTAGTTGCCGAGTCGGGGGCTATTCTGTGGCAAGCACAGgatctagagctcaggctcagaaATTGTGGTGcaggggtttagttgccccagggtgtgaaatcttcccagaccagggatcaaacctgtgtcccttgtgtTGGCAGAcagactctggaccaccagggaagccccactagacAACTTGTTAACCACTTTGGAGACCTCACTGGAGCCTCCCATCAAAGGGAAATAATACAGGTTTttgcaacaacaaaataaaaaagagagagataaccaaaaagaacctactgtatatgATAGgtagctatattcaatatcttgtaataaattataacagaaaagaagcaaaaaatatatacatccaaaaaagaatatatatatatatgtgtgtgtgtatatatatatatgaaccacTTCGCTGTAgtgaaactaccacaatattgtaaatcaactatacttcagtaaaaaggaaaaaaattggaacCAACCCAATGTCCACCACCAGGAGAATGAATAAAGGTAATCTGGCAGCATCAGTCAGCTATCAAAACAGCATTGACAATGAATGACTAGACTACACTACACTCTGGATGtttacaaatacaaaaaaagcaaTGTTGAGGGGAGAAAAGATTACACTGAAAGACACCATTTATCCTAGAGGTGTTAAACGTGCAGGACAGTATCACATTGCATCATGTATGTAGCAAAATAGAAAGACATACATGCATAGGAATGGTAAACAAAAGATGCAGAATCTAATAACCTCtctcagggaagggaaggaggaaatcGATGGGGAGGGGTACACAGAGGGCTTAGACTGCTTCTGTAAAGTTGTACAGTCTTTGTTTATTAGTGAGAACAGGGAGCTATTTATGATTCTGGATATTTTTTTGTATAGAGAAATGGTTCcagataaaattaatattaataaaagactCCCtatattcatctgtcaatagatcCTTCTGCAGTAATAAcacatgattattttaaatgttatatatctAAGGAAGATGAGCATCAGGTTCTGGTCACTGTAGACACATATTCTGGAATTCAGGCTGatgaattcacttcacttcaccctaCAAGTCCCCAAGCACAGAACAGCAGGAATGGAAAGTGATCAATAGTTGAGCTGGCTCTTACCTTGTGCTGAAGTTGACACACATCTCTTCCACTTATATTTCATTGGGCAAACAGAATCACAAGGCCACGTCTAATTGCAAAGGAAAATGGAACCTTATCATGTtcccagaaggagaagcagaATTTAGGAATGATCGTCATGTTTAGCATCTCTTCCcctgttgctgggagaaatatcaataacctcagatatgcagatgacaccacctttatggcagaaagtgaagaagaactaaagagcctcttgatgaaagtgaaagaggagagtgaaaaagttggcttaaaactcaatattcagacaactaagatcatggcatccggtcccatcacttcatggcaaatagatggggaaacagtggcaaactttattttggggggctccaaaatcactgcagatggtgactgcagccatgaaattaaaagacccttgctccttggaagaaaagctatgaccaacctagacagcatattaaaaatcagagacattactttgccgacaaaagtccatctagtcaaggctatggtttttacagtagtcatgtatggatgtgagagttggactataaagaaaactgagcagcaaagaatttatgattttgaactgtggtgttggagaagacttttgagagtcccttgaattgcaaggagatctaaccagtccatcctaaaggaaatcagtcctgaatatacactggaaggactgatgctgaagctgaaactccaatacttcggccatctgatgtgaagaacagactcattggaaaagaccttcatgctggccaagattgaaggcaggaggagaaggggacaacacagggtgagatggttggatggcatcaccgatgcgatggacatgagtaaactctgggagttggtaatggacagggaagcctggcatgctgcagtccatggcatcgcaaagagtcggacactactgagcgactgaactgatgccccTACTCTCccaagaaaacaatttaaagttGCTCCAATCCAAATATCTTGCAAATTTCTTTCTTATTGGGTTTTACAACCATCTACATTGTACGTGTGAGAAATGCAGGCACGACCCTGAGAAATGTGGTGACCTTTTCAAAGTCACACAACCAGGCCACAGAATGAATTGGATTCTTAAGACCTCAGCCCTGTCCTTGGTGCTGTAAAAACCCATCTTTGGGCTCTTTCCTCCCAAACATCATACCACCTAAGGTCTTTTGCTAACAAACCCCAGTACGACCACTGTGGCTGTTTGATGACTGTATTTTTGCAAATGGACTTTAAAATCCTTACATTGGTAAACTTGGTCTCACTGGGTTAAGGCAAGCCATGCAGAGGAGGTGACCGCAAAAATGTGtagcatgaaaacagaaaaatcattcaATTCTGGTCAGTGTCAACTGACTGCCAGAGCCTACTCATACAGGTTAAAAAGAGAAATTCGAGTTAGTTTCTCTGGCACCCAGCGCACCACGCAGAAGGGCTCCTGAGGGCACTGACAGGTGATTAGAAGAAATTCACCACTTTCTTCCCAGCTCCGTGGATGCCCCGCCCAATCCTCCAGTGCGCCTGCGCCAAGGCGCTGACGCCATTCCCAGGCCACGCCCCCTCCCGAGGCGACCACGGGcctcgggggcggggcctgggcagAAGATGGCCGCCGCGCGCCCGGAACCCCCGAGTCCGAGCTCAGCGGCCCCGGAGCCGCGATCCTCGGAACCTCCGGACGTGGTGCGGGCGAGGAAGGGGCCAAGGCTGGGGACTCGAGATGGCAGGAGGTcgcagggctgggggcggggcttaGGACGGGGCGGGGGTGGCATTTATGGCTCCGGCTCTGGGGGCGGAGCTTCTCGGTGGGCGAGGGGACGGGGCTTATCGTGGAGCCAATGAGGGTGGTGGGTGGGGCCTGGGTGGGTGGACCCCGAGGAGGAGTGGGTGGGACATCTGAGCTGTTGATGAGTTCGGAGAGGAGTTCCCCGGGATGGAGTTTGTCTAATTAGGGGGCGGGGCCTCCGAAATTTTAGGGGTAGCGAACCAGGTAGGTTGGGAAGGTGACCCTCAAAGACAAGGGTGTGGGGTTATAGCTGGGGCATCCACGCTGGGGTGGGGTATGATTCTGCAGGGATCTGAGGGATGCGTCTTGATGCCCAGGAGAGGATTTgggtggaggaagaaatgactgTTCCAGGAGACTTTGGACACGCGCTCAGGATGGGAGAGTACCTGaggacattcattcattcaacagacatttactAGTCCTACCTGGACCAGAGAGATGGAGAGGCGAACGAATACATAAACTGTATTCTTTCGGAGCGTGCAGTGGAATAGGGGAAGAGAGACAATAAACCAGACTTAATTGTGATCTGGAAAGAGTGAGCTGAGAGAGTGGGGGGTAGGGGAGCTAAATTTAGACGAGAGCAGTCAGCTGTGTACCGGCTTATAGTTACACTGGGGTCAGAGAGATAAGGAGGAGCTGGGTCATGGTGGATATTAGATGACGGTTTGGGATTTTAAGTGCAATTTGAGTCATGTGACAGTTTTGAGTGGGAAAATGACTGCTGTctgatttccatttttcaaaaggTCATTCGGGCtgttttggggaggtgggttataAGGGAGCAGGCGTAGGCACAGAGACATTCAGAGGGTTAGGAAACTTGGCAAGAGATGATTGGCTTTTAAGTGCAGGTAGAGGAAAGAAATGGCTGGATCTGTGATGTATTTTGGGCAGGAGGGGAAGCCTTGATGGTCATAGGGCAGAATCCCGGAGGACAGAGAGCTGAATCTAGAAATCGAGGGGCCCAGTAGGCTGCAGAGAGCGTTTTAATAAGTGGGgcgtgttgggggtggggtgtggcagAGTCCATAGGctcctctgtttctccctctccccactcagGTCCTGGTGCATGATGATGGCCGCCCGGCCACCCCCCCGAGTGACCTCATCGAGATCCAGGTGGTGAAGGTGATGGACACCACCCTGGTCCCCGAGCCCCCGGAGCCAGGTTCTCTGCACTGTGCCTTGTGCCCGGCTGCCTTCCGGCTGGTCTCCGAGCTGCTGTTCCATGAACATGGTCACCTGGCGGGGGCTGAGGGTGGCGGGCAGGGTGGGGACCCCAGCCGGTGTCATGTGTGTGGCCACAGCTGCCCCGGCCCCGCCAGCCTCCGTGCCCACTATAGCCTGCATACGGGCGAGCGGCCCTACCGCTGCGCGCTCTGCCCCCGGGCCTTCAAGGCCCTGGCCCCTCTGCTGCGGCACCAGCACCGACACGGGGTAGAGCCGGGGGCCCCTCGGAGGCCcccggaggcggcggcggcgactcCAGAGCAGCGGCCCGGGGCGCCCCCGGAGAGGTCGGAGGTTGTGCTGGCGGCGGCAGCTGCGGGCGCGGCGGTGGGGAAGCCCTTCGCCTGCAGGTTCTGCGCCAAGCCGTTCCGCCGCTCCTCAGACATGCTAGACCACGAGCGGGTGCACACGGGCGAGCGGCCCTACCACTGCGGCGTGTGCGGCAAGGGCTTCACCCAGTCCTCGGTGCTCAGCGTCCACGCGCGCATCCACACTGGCGAGCGCCCCTTCCGCTGCAGCCTCTGCGACCGCACTTTCAACAACTCTTCCAACTTCCGCAAGCATCAGCGCACCCACGTCCACGGCCGGGGCCGGGGGACTCTGGGGGCCCGCTGGCACCGGGGGCTGAGGGGCCGGGGAGCAGGTGTGGGGCAGGGAACCCTCCTGAAGAGGGGCGTGGGGAGACGGCCAGAGTAAAGGTGGAGGTCGACCAGTAGTCTGGGAGCGCACATTGCTGCAGGGGAGGAGTGGGTGGGCAAGAGAGGCCGGGGAGGACGAGGAGAGGTTCGGGGTGGGGTGACGTCAGAGCTCGCAGAGATGGCCACGAGCGGCCGGCGTGGGAGAGCGCACGGACAGCCAGGCTCAGGACGCTCACAAGTCACACAGCCCCTGCGTGTGGTTCCGAGAAAGGCACAGTGGCAGCCCTGTGGGTGCTAGAAACCTGAGCTGGATGTCATGGCCTCGTCCGCCTCCCCAATGGCTTGTCCTTGCACAAGACATCACTTGTCGCAGCAGAGCCTGGGCACTTCTTGGGGCAGGGGGATCCAGGCCAGACCCTTTCGCCTACCTCACTGGATCACACTGACCCTGGTACTGCCCACCTGTCCTCAGTCTGCCCGCTGGATCCTCCAATAAAGAAGCTGGGACCCTGTCACCTCAAAGCCAGAGGGTCCCTGAGTCACAGTGTCAAGGATGGAAGCCTGACCCTAAGGATTTTGACACCAGGAGCCCGACCCCTGCTCCCATGGTGGTCCCTCCCCTAAGCCAGACTCCTCTTTCAAGACAACTGAAAAGATGGCCCACACTCAGCCAGCTGCTGCTCCCCTCTTAAAGCTCTCGGCTCAGAGCCCAGGCTCTCCTGGGGGCTACCAAGTAGCCCCCAGTGGATCTAATTCCCTTCCACTACCAATTGGGAGCAAACAGCTTACAGGCCAGTCCCAGGCTATCCCACGGAAGGGTTGGTGGATGCCGATGGAGCTGTCCTGGAGGGCCTGTGGTGGGTGTGGGGCAGGAGATGAGTcattggggtgggggcagaggaggaCCTGGGGGCTGGATGTGGGAGGCCTCCAGTGCTATTCCTATTAAAGGAATTTCTGAAGGGTTTCTCTATGTTGATCTTGTTTTGCGGGGCGGGTAGGAGGGCTACCCTAGGGTCTTGTCCCCAGCAGTGAGTTGTGACTCTCTTcaaacctctgtttcctcatctttagaaCCAGGGAGGGGGTGGTCGGGGGCGGTGTTGGCGGTGGACAGTTTCTGGCTATCCAGAGAAGCTATGCGGTTCAGCTGTGGAACTAGGGGTCAGGGAAGTTCGGCAATATGAAGGGGCTCCCAGGATTGGTATGCTTCAGGAAGGGGAGCCCAGGACTCACACCTCTTCCTGTTCACCCAACACCCCTACAAGACATCCCATAGATGAAAGAGAATTCTGTTTTCACCAAGGAGATGCCCCTGGTGTGGACATCACCACCCAAGCTACACAGCTTGGTGGGTTCCTTAAGCCATCTTCACCCTTCACCCATCCGTCTAATCCCTTATCAATTTCCTGTTGTTGGAATCTGAACGCCTCTTTTCATCATCACTACCCTTGAAGACCAAGCCAACAAGTCTCACAGGTCGGGGCCCCCGCCCTCCTCACTCTCCAGGCTGTGGCCACCTGGACCCACCCTTTGGAAACACAGATCCCCACCTTGTCACCAACCCCCAGCTCCTTGTGGCCGCGAGGAGGGATCCCAAATGTGAGTGCCTATAGGCACTTCATGATGATGTGAGTGAAGAAGGTGGAGGGGTTTCGAGGAGAAACACCAGGACCAGCGAGGTGAAGTGGGCCCACTGACACGTGGGATGCGACAGTGCTGCAGCACTTCGGAGAGTACATGCCACATCCAAAGACAGCAAGGACTACTTGGCCCCGGGTGGATGCAGACCACGTTGCTAGATCTTCCAAATTTTCAAAAGTTGCATTGCTGTTTCTATTATGTGAACTCGCTCTCTTTTTTTAAcgtggctgcattgggtcttagttgtgcatgtaggatctagttccccgaccagggattgatccccggccctctgcactgggtttctgagtcttaaccactggaccaccaggcaagtccccataTGTAAAATCGTTCCACGTTCAAAGTTTGGCagccaagtctttttttttttcccctcccatgGGCTAAACCGGAATCAGTGGCTCAGATCCAGCAGCTGCCTGCCTCCAACCCCTGACTCCAAGGTCATCCGAGCTCTGCTGTTTGGGATTTGTGGCTCTTCAGGAGCCAGTCCCCGACCCTCGGCATCTCCGGCCACACCAATCTATTCAAAATTGGCTGGAACAGCTGGGTTGACTTGGACACGCTTTAATCCTCCACCTGGAATTCAATGCCCACATCACTTGGCAAGCTTCCACGGCCCTGTCATCCTTTGGATGTCCTGCTCCTCCTGAGAGCCTTGTTAGCCCCTCCAGTCTGATGCTGAGAGTGTGCCATGCTCCCAACCCCCTGGGAGACTCCACGTCCTCTACAGCATGGTGCACAGCATCCATGTGACTCACTTTGAGTCCCACGCCAGGTCTGTCACCTGCTGGGTCTCTGGCATTAGAGCAAGGTGGCCACACTGGCTTCCTGCCCTCTCGTGGGTCAAACTGGACTCACCCAGGCAGTGACCCCTGACCTGAGTTGGTCTCCAGGTTTCAGTCCTGAGGCACCCAGGACTGTAGGTCCAGGGCTACTACGAACCTGCTAGGTATCCTTGGAGCCTTTCATCTCGGGGACCTCAGCATCCTCGTCTGACAAGTGGGCTAAGTCAGCCTCACAGGGCATATATTTCACTGCTCTGAGGACCAAAATGGGGGCTGTGAAAGGGCTTCTGGAGTTCCACAAAGTCACCCTGGAGGGAGACATTCTGTAAATGGGCTGTATAATAAACAGCCCTGGCTCACCAGCTCTCTTCCGGCTCATTTGAGGGCCAGGAACGTGTCCACTTCGTGTTTCCcggtgctaagtcactcagtcgtgtccaacttttgcaaccccatggactgcagcccgccgggctcctgtccatggaattttccaggcaagaatactggagtgggttgccattccctcctccagggggtcttcccgacccaggggtcgaaaccATGTTTCTTACGACTCCTGCaatggcaagcaggttcttccCCGCCAGTGCCAATGTTTCCCCAGTGTCCATCAAAGGGCTGGGCAGATGGGCCCTGGGGAAATGTTGGCCGTGGAATAAACAAACCACAAAAGCATTCTGAAGGGAACGGGGTCCAGGTACCTGGTCGGTTCCCACAGCCATGACTTAACCTGTCTTGTTCTGCACGTGCTCCACTGGGAGCCCAGAGCCTGGACATGGTGAAGCCTCAGTGACTACCAGCTGATTGAGGAAAAGCAGAGAGAGGCAGGGCAAGGCAGAAGGTGTTGGGAAATCACCATCCCAGGAAGCCGAAGTTCTCAGCCTTCCGTTTGTCAGCGCTCAACCCCCTCCCCTGGGACGAAAGAAGGGACTCCAGCGGCCCTGTTGATAAGATTTATTATTCTCCGCTCTGTACAAGCCGcgtctgccccccgccccccacccccacaaaccAAGAGCACCCAGGCCCCCACCCCGTGCCCTCCCGAACCGCTCGCGCTCCGCTGTCCGGTCAGCTTGCCGGGGAAGGGGGAGAGGCTGTCCAGACCCGGCTCCACCCAGCTCACCGAGGGGGCTGCAGGCTGCTGGGGCAGGGGGGCTGGAGAGGGGTACACATCAGGGGTGGACGGAGGGTCGAGTTCAGTGTCCGATAGGAGGAGGAGAGGGCCAGGGAGGTCCAGGTGGAGAGAGGCAGGCTAGGGTCTGCACGACATGGGCCTTGGGGGAGGAGACTAGTCTGTCTTAAGTTCGGAAGGATGATGGATGGGAGGGCCGGCAGGAGGAGGTCCGCGTCCCCGAGGGACGAGTCCGGGAGGGGACGTCTGATGGGAGTGGCGATGGGGAGGCACACTCCCGGGTCAGGCGTCCTTCCCGGGCAACGGGCCGGCCCCTGCTCCCGGCCCCGCCAGGCCCTCAGCCTTGTGCGCCAGGCGGTGTTTCTTGAGGCCGTATGTGTTGGCGAACCCCTCGCCGCAGGAGGAGCAGCGGAAAGGCCGGCCACCCTGGTGGGCCGCCAGGTGCTTGCGGAAGTAGCCGGGATCCTTGAAGGCCTTGAGGCAGGCGGGACAGCGGAGCTCGGGCCGCGGCGGCTCGTGCGCGCGCTGATGGCGCAGCACGGAGCTCAGGTAGAAGAAGCCCTTGCCGCAGTGCTCGCAGCGATAGGCGCGCTCGCCAAGGTGCAGCCGCTGGTGCTCCAGCAGGTTGGAGCGGTAGCGGAAGGTCTTGCCGCAGGCGCCGCAGCGCAGGGGCCGCGCCACAGCGTGTAGCCGCCGGTGCTCCGCCAGGCTGGACGACTGCGCGAAGCGCTTGGCGCACACGCCGCACTTGAAGGCGCGCTCGCCCGTGTGCACCACGCGGTGCTGCCGCAGGTACCAGGAGCGCAGGAAGCCGCGGCCACACACGCCGCAGCGGTAGGGCCGCTGCTCCGTGTGGCAGCGCTGGTGGCGCATGAGCAGGGCCGCCTCCCAGAAGCGCTTGCCGCACACCGGGCAGCGGAAGCCTCGCTTCTGCCGGTGGCTGCGCCGGTGCAGCAGCAGGTCGTAGGCGCCCGCGAAGCTCTGGCCGCACAGGCCGCAGCCCAGGGTCCGGCGCACCAGGTGCACGTACTTGTGGGTCACCAGGCCCAGGAAGTGCTTGAAGCTCTGGCCGCAGGTGGCACAGCTGAAGCGCTCGGGGCCCGCGCTGGCGCCCCCGCTGCCCCCGGCCGCCGCGGACCCACCAGCGTCCTCGCCCCCGGACACCCCGGCCAGCGCCGCCAcggctgcccccacctccccggCCAGCCCGTTGTCCAGCACGGTGGCCGCGTCGGTGCCGCCGGAGCCCTCCGGGGGCTGGGCGCCGCCGGGCGCGGGCGGCAGCAGGCGCTCGGGGGCCGCCTGGTGCACCAGCTTGTGCCACATGAGGTTCTCGATGAAGCCGAAGGTCTTGCCACAGGCGTCGCAGCCGTAGGGCTTCTCGGCCATGTGCGCCTCCTTGTGGCTCATGACGTGGAAGAGATCCGGGAAGTGCTCGCCACAGTCCGAGCAGGCGTAGCTGAGCCCGTCCGCGGCGGCCCCAGACGCGGCTGAGCTGCTGGGGCCGGCCGCCCCCGCGGCGCCCTGGGCGGCGGGGAGGCCAGCGGCCCCGGCCAGGGCGCAGGGCAGCTGGAGCCGGTGCACTTGGCGGTGGCGCGTGAGGCTCTGCGGGTAGCCGAAGACCTTGCCGCAGAGTTCGCACTTATAGGGCCGCTCGCGGGTATGCACCACGTGGTGCTTGCTCAGGTGGAAGGACTCGCGGAAGCGCTTCCCGCACACCGGGCACTGGTGCGGCTTCTCACCCGTGTGGATCCGCTCGTGCCGCTTCAGGGTCTCGCGGCGCCCAAAGCCACGCCCGCAAATGCCGCAGCAGAACGTCTTGCCGGGCGTGCCGGCGCCCGAGCCCCCAGCCCCGCCAGGGCCGGCCCCGCCGAGCAGCAGCGGGTGGGCGCCCAGCAGCGGGACGGGCACGGCGCCGTACACCActgccgcggccgccgccgccgccgccttctCGCCGTCTGAGGCGGGCGGGTCCGGGGGCAGCAGGTAGGGCCCCGGCGGGAAGGCGGGTGCGGGCGGCGCGCCGGGGGCCGCCGCGTCCTTGGGCGCGTCGGGGGCAGCGGGCGGGCCGTGCGCCGCCTTGTGGCGCAGCAGGCTCTGCGGCGCTGAGTAGGACTTGCCGCACAGCTCGCAGGGGTAAGCGGGCCGCGGCCCCGGAGCGCCCGCGTGCGCCGCCTGGTGCTTGAGCAAGTAGGCGGCGTCGCGGAAGGCCTTGCCGCACACGCCGCAGGGCAGGCGCAGCAGGTCGGCCGAGTGCGTCTTCACATGGCGCTTGAGGCTCTCCCGGCGGTTGAAGCTCTTGCTGCACACGGAGCACGAGAagggcttctcgcccgtgtgGATGATCTGGTGCTGGTGCAGGTGGCTGGGCTTCTTGAACACCTTCCAGCACAGCGTGCAGGCGAACGGGCCGTCGCCACCCCCTGCCGCCCCCGCCGTCCCCACTGGAGGGGCCACCCCGACGCCCGCGCCCGCGGGGGCCGCGCTGCCATCGGTGGGCGCGGCCGGGGGCCCAGGGGGCGCCGAG from Bos javanicus breed banteng chromosome 18, ARS-OSU_banteng_1.0, whole genome shotgun sequence harbors:
- the ZNF865 gene encoding zinc finger protein 865 isoform X2, yielding MEANPAGSGAGGGGSGGLGGEDGVHFQSYPFDFLEFLNHQRFEPMELYGEHAKAVAALPCAPGPPPQPPPQPPPPQYDYPPQASFKPKAEAPSSSSSSSSSSSSSSSSSSQAKKPDPPLPPAFGAPPPPIFDTAFPAPQWGIVDLSGHQHLFGNLKRGGPASGPGAAPGLAAPPGTPGPLPAASQAPPGPAAGTAGCDAAKDDKGYFRRLKYLMERRFPCGVCQKSFKQSSHLVQHMLVHSGERPYECGVCGRTYNHVSSLIRHRRCHKDVPPAAGAPAPPPLPPLGLPAPAAPSSAPPGPPAAPTDGSAAPAGAGVGVAPPVGTAGAAGGGDGPFACTLCWKVFKKPSHLHQHQIIHTGEKPFSCSVCSKSFNRRESLKRHVKTHSADLLRLPCGVCGKAFRDAAYLLKHQAAHAGAPGPRPAYPCELCGKSYSAPQSLLRHKAAHGPPAAPDAPKDAAAPGAPPAPAFPPGPYLLPPDPPASDGEKAAAAAAAAVVYGAVPVPLLGAHPLLLGGAGPGGAGGSGAGTPGKTFCCGICGRGFGRRETLKRHERIHTGEKPHQCPVCGKRFRESFHLSKHHVVHTRERPYKCELCGKVFGYPQSLTRHRQVHRLQLPCALAGAAGLPAAQGAAGAAGPSSSAASGAAADGLSYACSDCGEHFPDLFHVMSHKEAHMAEKPYGCDACGKTFGFIENLMWHKLVHQAAPERLLPPAPGGAQPPEGSGGTDAATVLDNGLAGEVGAAVAALAGVSGGEDAGGSAAAGGSGGASAGPERFSCATCGQSFKHFLGLVTHKYVHLVRRTLGCGLCGQSFAGAYDLLLHRRSHRQKRGFRCPVCGKRFWEAALLMRHQRCHTEQRPYRCGVCGRGFLRSWYLRQHRVVHTGERAFKCGVCAKRFAQSSSLAEHRRLHAVARPLRCGACGKTFRYRSNLLEHQRLHLGERAYRCEHCGKGFFYLSSVLRHQRAHEPPRPELRCPACLKAFKDPGYFRKHLAAHQGGRPFRCSSCGEGFANTYGLKKHRLAHKAEGLAGPGAGAGPLPGKDA
- the ZNF865 gene encoding zinc finger protein 865 isoform X1, translating into MRPCLLSPALFSAGSPVSPPPRMEANPAGSGAGGGGSGGLGGEDGVHFQSYPFDFLEFLNHQRFEPMELYGEHAKAVAALPCAPGPPPQPPPQPPPPQYDYPPQASFKPKAEAPSSSSSSSSSSSSSSSSSSQAKKPDPPLPPAFGAPPPPIFDTAFPAPQWGIVDLSGHQHLFGNLKRGGPASGPGAAPGLAAPPGTPGPLPAASQAPPGPAAGTAGCDAAKDDKGYFRRLKYLMERRFPCGVCQKSFKQSSHLVQHMLVHSGERPYECGVCGRTYNHVSSLIRHRRCHKDVPPAAGAPAPPPLPPLGLPAPAAPSSAPPGPPAAPTDGSAAPAGAGVGVAPPVGTAGAAGGGDGPFACTLCWKVFKKPSHLHQHQIIHTGEKPFSCSVCSKSFNRRESLKRHVKTHSADLLRLPCGVCGKAFRDAAYLLKHQAAHAGAPGPRPAYPCELCGKSYSAPQSLLRHKAAHGPPAAPDAPKDAAAPGAPPAPAFPPGPYLLPPDPPASDGEKAAAAAAAAVVYGAVPVPLLGAHPLLLGGAGPGGAGGSGAGTPGKTFCCGICGRGFGRRETLKRHERIHTGEKPHQCPVCGKRFRESFHLSKHHVVHTRERPYKCELCGKVFGYPQSLTRHRQVHRLQLPCALAGAAGLPAAQGAAGAAGPSSSAASGAAADGLSYACSDCGEHFPDLFHVMSHKEAHMAEKPYGCDACGKTFGFIENLMWHKLVHQAAPERLLPPAPGGAQPPEGSGGTDAATVLDNGLAGEVGAAVAALAGVSGGEDAGGSAAAGGSGGASAGPERFSCATCGQSFKHFLGLVTHKYVHLVRRTLGCGLCGQSFAGAYDLLLHRRSHRQKRGFRCPVCGKRFWEAALLMRHQRCHTEQRPYRCGVCGRGFLRSWYLRQHRVVHTGERAFKCGVCAKRFAQSSSLAEHRRLHAVARPLRCGACGKTFRYRSNLLEHQRLHLGERAYRCEHCGKGFFYLSSVLRHQRAHEPPRPELRCPACLKAFKDPGYFRKHLAAHQGGRPFRCSSCGEGFANTYGLKKHRLAHKAEGLAGPGAGAGPLPGKDA